The DNA window GTTTCGGTTCAGTTGAAGCGATTATGAACGCATCAGAGAAGGAGCTCATGGAAGTGGAGGGAATCGGTAAAAGGATAGCATCCGAAATCAGGAAGGTTATTGAAGCAGAATTCAAGGATTCAGAAAAAATTAGAGGGTGATCAGTTGCGTATACTCATGGATGAAAGGGGTAAAAAGTACCTCATGAAGGCAGGGGAGGACTTTCAGACTGACATGGGAATCATCCAATCCCGGATAATAGAGGAGGCCAGACCAGGAGATGTGCTCAAAACACACCTTGGAAGGGAGGTTTATGTCCTTAAACCCAACCTGTCAGATTACCTTGAACTCATGGAGAGGAGGTGTTCCATCCTCCTTCCCAAGGACATCGGGATGATCTGTGCATACACAGGGATAGTGAACGGTTCAAGGGTTGTTGATGCAGGTACAGGGGCGGGGACAGTTGCAATGTACCTGGCAAATGTGGTGGGTGAATCAGGGCATGTTACAACCTATGAGATACGGGAGGACTTTGCAGAGGTTGCAGAAAGGAACATCAGGAACTTCGGATTTAAAAATATCGAGGTAAAAAACAGGGATATAAAGGAGGGTATAGAGGAGGATAACCTGGACCTGGTCTTCCTGGATCTTCCCGGGCCATGGGAGCTGATGGAGGAGTTGAATGAATCCCTCATGAGAGGAGGGTGGGCGGTTTTCTACAACCCCTACATTGAACAGGTTAAAATTCTGCACAGGGTCGGCTCAAAGCTGGGATTTGCAGATATGAGAACATCCGAAATAATTGAGCGTGAAATCGAGGTCAGGAGGCAGGGAACACGGCCAAGGACCAGAATGGTTGGACACACAGGATACCTCACATTCATGAGAAAGGTCTAGAGGGATTTGATGTTTGAAAATGTTATCTCAATAAAGGACTTTGGAAAGGATGATATAGAGTTCATTCTGAGGGAAGCTGAGAAAATGGAGCCAGTTGCCTCTGGCGAAAGGTCATCCAGTATTCTTACAGGAAAGATACTTGGAATGATGTTCTATGAACCATCCACAAGGACACGCCTTTCATTTGAAACTGCAATGAAGAGACTGGGTGGCAGTGTGGTTGGATTTGCAGATACAGGAGCGACATCAGCTGCAAAGGGTGAAAGTCTGACCGATACCGCAATGATGCTTGCAGGCTACTCCGATGCAATTGTGATAAGGCACAGCCTTGAGGGGGTGGCCCGTTATATATCAGACATTGTGGATGTTCCGGTTATCAATGCAGGTGACGGGGCAGGTCAGCACCCCACCCAGACCCTCCTTGACCTCTACACCATGAAGAGATTCTTTGGTAAAATAGAATCCCTCAATGTTGCACTTGTGGGGGACCTGAAGTACGGCCGGACAGTGCACTCACTTGCCTACGCACTTGCTGTTTTCGGGGTTAGAATGAGCTTTGTATCACCCCCAGAGCTCAGAATGCCTGACAGTGTCATACATGACCTTGAAGGTAGTGGGGTCGAGGTTACAGAGACCCAGAGGCTAGATGATGTTATAGATGATGTGGATGTCCTCTATGTTACAAGAATACAGAAGGAACGTTTTCCTGACCCTGAGGAGTATTCAAGGATCAAAGGGGCCTATCATATAGACAGAAACATGGTCTCAGGTAGGGAACTCATTGTAATGCATCCCCTTCCAAGGATAGATGAGATATCCCCTGAGGTTGATTCACTTCCACAGGCGATGTATTTCAGACAGGCTTTCTATGGTGTACCTGTGAGAATGGCTCTTCTCAAGATGCTGATAAGAGAAAGATCAGACTCCCCAGAGTGAGTCCTCCAGGAGCGAAGTTTCACACTGGAGGTCTATGATATTTGTGCGTCCCTTTCCCCTTCCCCTGGAGACAGTGTTGGTTGATATGAGTCCAAGCATCTCAAGTTCATTTATGAAATCGAATATTCTTCTGTATGAAACTGAATCGCCCTTTGATATCTCCTTGTAGACTTCATAGAGCCTTCCGGAGGTTATCTCCTCCTTTCTCTTTGTGAGGTAAAGTATCGCCTCAAGGACTCTCTGCTGCTGGCTGGGTAGTGTAAGTATTATGTCCGTGATCTTGTTGTGCTCTATGTAGTCCTTGGCTTCCCTCACAAATTCTCCCTTCACAATATCAGAATCCCTTTCATCTGCAATTTCACCTGCCGTCCTTAGAAGGTCAAGGGCATACCTTGCGTCTCCCTCCTCCTTGGCTGCAAGTGCTGCGCAGAGGGGTATTACATCGTCATCAAGTGCACCTTCCTTGAAGGACAGCTTTGACCTCTCCTCAAGTATGTCAACAAGCTGCTGGGCACCGTAGGGGGGGAAGACTATCTCCCTGTCCCTTAAACTGCTCCTCACACGTGGTTTTATGAACTTTTTAAATTCAACGTAGTTACTTATGGAGAGAATGGAAACATTATCCGTCCTTGTGAGGGTATAGAGCAGGCCGTCGCCATCATTCCTTAGGAGTATATCTATCTCGTCAAGTACAACAAGGAGTATCATGTCCTGGCCAAAGGCGTTTTTCTTGAACATGTTCCTGAATGTGTTGACTATCTCGGCCTTTGTCCAGCCACGGTAGGGGACATCACGACCAAGCTGCTGGCAGAGCCTTGCTATGACCTGGTACTCTGTTGTGTAATCGGTACAGCGTATGTACTCTGTCCTTATGTTGACATCACAGTCCCTTGAAGCCTCCTTAAGCTGTTTCATGGCAAATTTGGCAACTGCAGTTTTCCCCGTTCCTGTTTTTCCATATATTGTTATGTCCGGTGGTGTGACTCCATTCAGTGCTTCAACCCAGTACTTGGCTATTGAGCGTATCTGTTCCTCCCTGTGAGGCAGCCTGTCAGGTAGAAACCTGTGGTCAAGATATTTTTTATCCTTAAAAACAGATTCTTTGTCCCCTATCTCATCAAAAATGTTCATAATACCACTTCAAATAAAGTTTTAGAGAAAACTGCTGCTTGAATTTATTATAAAGGCCTCAAAACTGGAATGGCAATCCTCAGGGTTTTGAGGTTTCCCTTTTTAATCTGGCAGTGCCCCTTTAGATCACCCTCATAGACAGGGTGATAAGTTTCAAGTGTAAATTTTCTTATTCTAACTCTTAGATAAAAGTTTTTATTAACATCACGCTTTTTCATAATAAATCGGAGAGACATACATTTCAAGTGTAAACTTTCCCTGGCCCCCACCTGGAGGTGAATGGGAGACATGCGTTTCAAGTGTAACGATTATCTACCTGCCAGAACATGAAAGAGAGACATACATTTCAAGTGTAACTGTTCCTGAAATGTTAGGTTATCGGAAGAGAGACATACATTTCAAGTGTAAATACAGAATTCATTTGCTGTCAGGTAGGAAACATGTATTCCAACTGTTAGCATCTTGACAGACAGGATTCTCTGAAGTTGGTCCAGTCGGTACCACTTAATCTTACACTTGAAGTCAATGTCACATTTTAATTTTGAAATTTAATATTGTAATAAATATTTCACTTGAAATCCACCTCTCTCTCACTAACCCCACGGTACATACATGACTTACAGTTGAAATCCACCTCTCACTCACATTCCATGAATGGGCCATAACAGATATTACACTTGAAATAGATGACCCTCAGACCAGACTCAGAAAGCAAAACAGAAGTTACATTTGAAATCCATCTCTCCCAGATGGCCAGAAGCAGCCCACATAATATTGCACTGGAAATGAACCTCACACATACATGCTGTCGTGTTCGGGTTTATCCTCACCGAAACGTTCCTGTATCATCCACATGACATGAAGTTTGGCCCTGAAAACGTTTTTTATACTTGAAATCAACCTGTCCTTTGACAGGCCATCAGAGAATATTTCAGAGGTTACAAGATAACTGTTTAGAACGTTCTCTGGATGATCAAGCTGGAAATCAACCCCAAACATGTTCAGAGTAAAACGGACCTTCCATATGAATTCAGTCCTCTTTTCCATGCTGAGTGCACGTATACCTGACTGGTGCTCTGGACTAACACTGGTTGCACAGGCTATAAGAATCATATCATTCTTTCCAGCGGGCTGAATGATATCAATTACATGATCCTCTGGATAGTTTATAACATAATGAAAGGAAGCGTTTTCGTCAGGTACCTCCATCCTAAGAAAGCCCTCCTCCTCAAGCCATTTTTTTATCTTCTTCTCTGACATGGTATCACACAACTAATTATATCCATCCATGAATATATAACATGATGAAATTATTACATGTCACGGGTATATAATTGATCGTAACAAAAATGAGAACATGAATGAAATCCCCGTCCTGCTACTTGCAGTTCTCATTGACATCATCCTGGAGGAACCCCCAGCCATCCTGCACCCTGTTGTTCATATGGGCTCCATCATAGTATGGATGAAGGGCTTCCTCAGTAAAACGCGCCTATCAGGAATGATAATGACTCTCGCGGTTATCTCAGTATTCACAGCACCAGCCATACTCATAGGGTACCTGGATGGCCCTCTATACACTCTGATAGCTGCAGTGCTCCTGTCAACGGTAATATCCATAAGAATGCTCTTTACATCCGCCCTGGATGTTGGGAGATCACTGAATAACAGCATTGATGAGGCAAGGGAGAAACTTTCCTATCTTGTAAGCAGAGACACTGCCACCCTAACGGATGGGCAGATACTCTCAGCAACAATTGAAACACTCACAGAAAACCTCACAGACTCAGTTACAGCACCAATTTTTTATTTTATTCTCCTGGGACTTCCAGGCGCATTCCTTTACAGGGCCGTTAACACACTTGATGCAATGGTGGGATACCTTGATGATGAAAACAGGGACCTGGGATGGTTCCCTGCCAGACTTGATGATATACTGAACTACATACCATCCCGAGTGACAGGGTTTATGATTGTTCTTGCAGCGTTTCTCCTGTCCATGAACTGGAAAAATTCGCTGAGGGTGCTCCTCAGGGACGCCAGACGCACCCCCAGTCCCAACTCAGGATTCACAATGGCTGCAACGGCCGGAGCTCTATCCGTTCAGCTGGAAAAACCAGGAGTATATGTTCTGGGGGATCCCAGAGATTTACTTTCACATGAAAAGCTTAAAGACGCCCTGAAACTGAGTTCACTATCCCTGGCCCTGTTTATCCTATCTGCAACAGGAATAATGCTGGTGATATAATGAGACTGAGCATACTTACAATTACAGAAAATGGCAGGAAACTCGGTGAGACCCTGAAGACGGCTCTTATGAACGATCCCACCATTCTCTCAGTTAAAATCATCCACGGGAATATAGATTTCAGGGATGTGTTTTCCAGGAGTGACATGATAATTGGTATAATGGCCGCAGGCATAATGGTGAGGAAGATAGCACCGCTCCTTAAAAACAAATTCTCTGATCCTGGAGTTATTGTTATCGACGAAATGGGACAGAATGTCATAAGCCTCCTTTCAGGTCATGCAGGAGGTGCAAACGATTTTGCAGTCAAAATTGCAGACATACTCAACGCAAACCCTGTTATAACAACAGCAACTGATGTTAATGGTCTTGTGGGAATTGACAGCTTCGCAGCAAGATATTTCTACCTGATACTTGACAGGCACCTCGTGAAGCACTTCAACTCCTCAATTGTGGATGGGCACACCGTGGAACTGCACTCCTCAAGGAACCTGGAGCCCCTCATTGATGGTGAACTGTCCGGAACCTACAGGTACATAAGGGATGGGGATGAGGTTGTAAGGGCCCACTGCAACTCTGAGGTCATGAGACTTGCTCCCCTCAAGGTTTCGGTGGGCATAGGGACAAGACGGGGAGTTGAGTCCACCCTAGTAACCACTGCAATTGTGGAAGCACTTGGACTCTTAAAGCTACCTCCAGAGAGGATCGATGCACTGGCAACAGGTTACATGAAGAAAAATGAAAGTGGAGTAATTGATGCAGCAGAGAATCTGGGGGTCCCCCTGGAAATCATACCTCCCCAGGAGCTCAGATCACAGGATACACACTCATTTT is part of the Methanothermobacter sp. K4 genome and encodes:
- a CDS encoding tRNA (adenine-N1)-methyltransferase gives rise to the protein MRILMDERGKKYLMKAGEDFQTDMGIIQSRIIEEARPGDVLKTHLGREVYVLKPNLSDYLELMERRCSILLPKDIGMICAYTGIVNGSRVVDAGTGAGTVAMYLANVVGESGHVTTYEIREDFAEVAERNIRNFGFKNIEVKNRDIKEGIEEDNLDLVFLDLPGPWELMEELNESLMRGGWAVFYNPYIEQVKILHRVGSKLGFADMRTSEIIEREIEVRRQGTRPRTRMVGHTGYLTFMRKV
- the pyrB gene encoding aspartate carbamoyltransferase, which produces MFENVISIKDFGKDDIEFILREAEKMEPVASGERSSSILTGKILGMMFYEPSTRTRLSFETAMKRLGGSVVGFADTGATSAAKGESLTDTAMMLAGYSDAIVIRHSLEGVARYISDIVDVPVINAGDGAGQHPTQTLLDLYTMKRFFGKIESLNVALVGDLKYGRTVHSLAYALAVFGVRMSFVSPPELRMPDSVIHDLEGSGVEVTETQRLDDVIDDVDVLYVTRIQKERFPDPEEYSRIKGAYHIDRNMVSGRELIVMHPLPRIDEISPEVDSLPQAMYFRQAFYGVPVRMALLKMLIRERSDSPE
- the cdc6-1 gene encoding ORC1-type DNA replication protein Cdc6-1, which encodes MNIFDEIGDKESVFKDKKYLDHRFLPDRLPHREEQIRSIAKYWVEALNGVTPPDITIYGKTGTGKTAVAKFAMKQLKEASRDCDVNIRTEYIRCTDYTTEYQVIARLCQQLGRDVPYRGWTKAEIVNTFRNMFKKNAFGQDMILLVVLDEIDILLRNDGDGLLYTLTRTDNVSILSISNYVEFKKFIKPRVRSSLRDREIVFPPYGAQQLVDILEERSKLSFKEGALDDDVIPLCAALAAKEEGDARYALDLLRTAGEIADERDSDIVKGEFVREAKDYIEHNKITDIILTLPSQQQRVLEAILYLTKRKEEITSGRLYEVYKEISKGDSVSYRRIFDFINELEMLGLISTNTVSRGRGKGRTNIIDLQCETSLLEDSLWGV
- a CDS encoding DUF2299 domain-containing protein, producing MSEKKIKKWLEEEGFLRMEVPDENASFHYVINYPEDHVIDIIQPAGKNDMILIACATSVSPEHQSGIRALSMEKRTEFIWKVRFTLNMFGVDFQLDHPENVLNSYLVTSEIFSDGLSKDRLISSIKNVFRAKLHVMWMIQERFGEDKPEHDSMYV
- a CDS encoding cobalamin biosynthesis protein, which codes for MNEIPVLLLAVLIDIILEEPPAILHPVVHMGSIIVWMKGFLSKTRLSGMIMTLAVISVFTAPAILIGYLDGPLYTLIAAVLLSTVISIRMLFTSALDVGRSLNNSIDEAREKLSYLVSRDTATLTDGQILSATIETLTENLTDSVTAPIFYFILLGLPGAFLYRAVNTLDAMVGYLDDENRDLGWFPARLDDILNYIPSRVTGFMIVLAAFLLSMNWKNSLRVLLRDARRTPSPNSGFTMAATAGALSVQLEKPGVYVLGDPRDLLSHEKLKDALKLSSLSLALFILSATGIMLVI
- a CDS encoding cobalt-precorrin 5A hydrolase — translated: MRLSILTITENGRKLGETLKTALMNDPTILSVKIIHGNIDFRDVFSRSDMIIGIMAAGIMVRKIAPLLKNKFSDPGVIVIDEMGQNVISLLSGHAGGANDFAVKIADILNANPVITTATDVNGLVGIDSFAARYFYLILDRHLVKHFNSSIVDGHTVELHSSRNLEPLIDGELSGTYRYIRDGDEVVRAHCNSEVMRLAPLKVSVGIGTRRGVESTLVTTAIVEALGLLKLPPERIDALATGYMKKNESGVIDAAENLGVPLEIIPPQELRSQDTHSFSDFVNEKFGVGSVCEAAALKSAGAKSKLVIRKTTSSGVAVAVAVSGTPKTF